TTTTAGTGTAAACTAGAAacgaaatttaatttaatattgtgTATATTATAAATTGGAATGATTTCAATGTAAGTATGATAcgttataattttatgtatgattaattgtataataaaagtgattttgataatttaagtGTAATTATGACTCATATTGGAATTGTAATACATAATTTATACAATATAAAtgtatacaaatatttttttaccttttaaatctcttatataaaataaatttattaaggaatattaattttacaaatttatcttttattatgtaatttgatatactttaattattaaatacaataaaccCGTACATCACATTCTTTAAGAAACTAGTATATATAAGCAATTCAATGTATTATCTAGCGATAAATGGTGACAcgtattctttttaattttaatgaacattttatattttattttgaatttcgattttttattcttgagtatttttataacttttaaattatttgttgataatacatataagacaaatagtaTCATATTCGCATGAAGTATATgtggattattatgtaaatcGTTATTCCAACATTGCTAAAAACTAAtcttttagtcaatattttcactaaaaataatttaatacttttaaaatattaataattaaatttagctcagaaaaccaaaaaaagggacaaaattgataaaaaatttaagactaaatttaatattatacctATAAAACTAAATAGTTTTAcacttttgacttttgatctACTGTTaagattaaaacattaatttaattaaaacgatgtattcaatattatttcttttcttttataactTTCATCTTTTAACGTTAAAATTGTCATTAAGAAAGTTCTTTTCCACCAACAAAATGCAGAAGAAGTGCAAAACTCATCTTTCAAGCTTTATCTATTGATTGGCCATTTTATGATTCATACATTTATCAATTCTATATATGCAATTGTCGACGGGTATCGGTTGTACAGTTTGACATGTCAAGAATGAAGATATTCAAGATCTCGTTTACCTAATTGGATTTTATAGAAAACGAAAAGATGATTTTGTCATCTGTGTCACCCTctttatctataatttttagTTAGCATCAGTAATTCGGAATCGATTCTTCTAAGAGAAGCAttcgaaattttattttttgagataGCGATTTGGATTGTCAACAATAGAAGGTAATTTTGTCTCTTGACCTCTGCAGAGAGTTATGTACGTTTTACGGAAGGTGACGCCTCCTAATCGAGTCTTGTAGGTAACTGTCTCCACCAACTAAGGTGTCCCTCTCATGACTCTTTGTAGAGGCTAGGGGATAAAATCCCAACCATAGGGACAATACCTTCAGTTGTTGACCGTCTGAATTGATATTTTAGAAAACGACACTTTAAAAACTTCTTCCAAAAGAGTCAATCTTATCATCACAAAACCTATTCATGTAACAAAAAGATTACAAgtacatctttttttttttttttttctgaattaaCTCTCAAATCTGACTAAATGATAAGTAATCCTAATAAACTTATCTAATAGAATCCAAGGTTTAGAAATAcataaaaaagaagataaaggGCTTCCTTTAAAATAAGTTGGAACTGGTAATTTAGTAGCTTGATAATGCTAATCACATGTTATATGTCTATAATCTTCCAAAGATGAACAATTGTCCTTTTCTACATGCATATTGCATATTAGCAGGATTTAGGTCCAGTGGAGAACAGAGACATTTCTTATGCCGTTTCTATCTTTCTTACGTATTTTTTACCGTTGTCTCCGAGACCAACATctcaattgataaaaataataatgcgTTTACTCcctttattaaattataaataaatttatttttgttcattaaTTTGAAGAGAATTAATTTATAAGTAGAGTAGCTTTCGTATTACTTTTACGGTTCAAAAGTGCAATAATATATGCTACACAAGTTTTGAACTGGATCCATATTTTGCGGTTcaagaaaaacaatttttttaatccaacctcttaaatttgataaatagtTGAATGGTTCCAATATACAACTAAACGTTTCACATTCACCACcgacaaataatttattaaaataactgtggattaaataaatgtaaattatacattaaaaagCCTTGTGCTTccctcaaaaataaataaataaataaaaagctttGTATCTATTTTTCAGTAAATTACATAGATAGttatttatctattattattttattttaggcactcaaaataaaaaaattgtaattttagtaTTCATGTTACATAGTTCGATCATTTTATTCACTTTCATTAAAATCACAAATGATAAGTTGACGTAGTAGTTAAAAAActcaatataataacaaatttagtcctcaactTGTGagtgttattataccaattttttaattgttacgTCAACTTGTCGTTTGTGGTTTCAAcatgagtgaccaaaatgaccgAACTATGTAATGTGGgtgcttaaattataattttttttattttgagtgcctaaaatgaaaaaatttaatagtttggTGATTATTTGCGTAGTAACCCTTTTTCTCACTATTCAGTTTCAAGgaataatgatataaaaaatgtttaactTACAAATAGGCACCTAAATTATATCTATTTTCTGATTTTGGTACTGCAACTCTTTTTGGGTCATTGGtaccttaattatttttcttttttcaaattggtACAATTTTAGTCAAACCATTAAGtctattttaagaaaaatgtttaACCCTCAAATTAGTTACTTAACTATACCCATTTTCCCAAGTTGGTacctatttttttcaaaagtaatACCTAAACTATCATTCCTACCCATTTTACACTACAATATTATAtctgttaaaaaattcaatcaataataGACTGTGATGtcatataaacttttaaagctaattttagttcttttattttctttttaccttatttctctctatttttttctattctccttttcttcttcttaattcttgcTTTATAATATCTAGCAATGTCAAGGTCGGTTGAGCCAAGTTAAAAAACCTGATTGAatgtatttttctatttttattatgaattttttaataaattgtttgaTCGAACCAAACAAACTGATTAAACTGGGAACAAGCCTGACTTGTTCAACTATTGTTCCGATTCTAAAAATCTTGATTGACTAACAATTGAACCAACAAAGGTACtaagttgagaaaaaaaatagtttagatgCCATTTGCgatcaaaaaaatatttcaataataaaatagaaaacaaaatgcataatttaatcACCAAATTGTTGGTTAagccttttaaaaataatagactTAACGGTGGCTAACTATTGAACTAACAAAGGGAaccatttgaaaaaaaaaacaatagtaGTTAAGATGCtacttgtaaaaaaaaaaaagaaaaagtaaaatgaaaaaaaaggataTAGTTTAAGGACAGAATTTTGTGGATTAAGCGTgtctatatttatattaatcgAACTAGCTGGTGTTCAAtctatagaaaaaaataatccCAAAAATATTGTGATTAAGACCTTTTTATGGATAATAATATTGTGATTAACAAAGACATCTCAACAATATTGggaatattttttatatcgaGGATTATGTTTTTTGGGATTAATATGAAAACAGAAATCtagataaagaaaagaaaagaaaattgggtttagggttttattttaatgaaataggagaattgataaatataaagtttattCCAACGTTGGAAATAGTTTTCATTATAAAAGGTCTACTTAAGAGTGCGAAATATGTTGGGTATAGATTCAGAAAtcaaagtttattattattaatgaaataaaaacaattaaccCACAAATACAAACTCAAATGGCGTGGATGAAGACCCCTGAAGACTACACAACACACCAGAAATGATGTAAACGTACTCCAGGGCTACTCCCATCAACAAAACCCTTAGACTGACACCGGAATGCTTTGCTCATGCTTGAAGAAATTATGTGGATCAACCTTtgtttttatgtaaattaacttatcaaaattattcttaaaatattttcgtCCCCAAACACTTGCTTTTGCATAACTTGTTTCACCCTTCTTGTTGTTGGTTCCAATATCATCGTCTCTGTAATTAACGTATGCTCCCCGTGGAGATTTCGAAACAAAAGGTGTCATAAAGCTGTAAAACTTTCTTATCCAATTCATATACCTTTGGGACTTGGTGTTTTCTTCTCCATCCCACCCCACTGTGTACGCAATATGGTATAAGTTTCCATCTCTGTGTGGGAATGGGGTTGCAGATTCTGGGATTTCCGCCATTTTTCCTCCATAAGCAATGAAAGCCATGGCTGCTGTTTCTGCATCTTCTTCATAAAGCTTAGACCAAATCTTTTCGAATCCAGCTTTTGGAATTGGGTTTTTAACGTaatctaattttgttttgaacCATGGAGCATTGAGAGGTGATTTGTAACTCCTGTCAAGTAAAACATCGATAGATTTGTTCTGGATTTGCCCAAAATAAAGAATCGATTCAATCCAACTCATTTCAGTGCAATGTTCCTTCTTTAGTCCCAGTTCTGGGAATCCAGCTTTCATCAATGTAATCAATGCATTAGTTTCACCAAGAAAAAAGAAGCTGAAAGCAACTAGAATCGTTGGTTTACCATTTCGATTCACCTTTCTCATTGTTACAGCTGAGAATATATCACCAGGAAGCTTGTGGCCTACTGATTGCCATTGATGAACCAGATTCGTCGCATTTTCTTCTAGGGTCTTTCTAATGGTGAAAACCGTCACTGTTGAAGGAACTGAAACCAGCTTTACTTTCCATGAAAGGACGACTCCGAAGCTCCCTCCTCCACCACCTCGAATGGCCCAAAATAGATCTTCTCCCAtggattttcttttcaaaatccTTCCATTAACATCAATAAATACAGCATCAATTACGTTATCCACTGCAAGACCGTATTTTCGTAACAATAAACCATATCCTCCGCCGCTTAAGTACCCACCAACGCCCACAGTGTGGCAAATACCAGCAGGGAAAGCAAGGGTTCTACTTCTTTTAGCAATTTCAGAGTAAAACTCACCAAGAATTGCACCAGATTGAACCCATGCTACTTTGTTCTTTACATCGATCTTAACTGATCGAAAATTGGTCAAATCAAGAACAACAAAAGGAACTTGAGAGACATATGAAAGGCCTTCAAAATCATGACCACCACTCCGAATTCGAAGATTCAGGCCATTTGTTCTTGAACAACGGATTGTTGCTTGGATATGAGAAGTTTGCAATGGTGTTACGATGACCAAGGGTTTTGATGTGGTTGGAGTTGAGAATCTGAGATTTTGAATGGTAGCGTTCAATACAGATGAATAAGAGGCATTATTTTGGGTGTAAATTACCTTAGAGATGTCATTGGAATAAAACGAATCAAGGCAACCAAGAAAATTATTGAGATGGGGATTTGCTGATATCAGCCAAGGACATGAGATAAGAAGAATTAGAAGAAATAGAGACATTGAAAAGTACTGAGAAGCCTTCATTTCTGGGAAAAAGAAGCTCATGTTATATGCTCATAGTTCCTCAAcatttctcatttatttataGGAAAGAGAAGAGTGATGGCTCACAAATACGACATTTAATAAACCATATGCAAAGGCTCCAAAGTCAATGTAATTGAAATTCTTTCTCTCACGAGTTTATGATTGATGAAATTTAaagtgaaataataataaaataatacattaattttaaatatttttaataaataaataggatATTTTAACAACAACCCAATAACTCATccaattattagtttatttttcatttagtaGCTTTGATATTTTGATTACTCTGTTTAATCATTAACGAAATGTTAATCTGATCTTTTattgacataataataaatttagtcctaCAATGCtacaaattatatcaatttggttttaattttaaaaattcaacaaatttaaccttcaattttatacattctttcaatttaatcttaattctaaaaaattgaaaaaaactttaaaaataaaaagactaaaatatttcaatttatattaaaatctaaaattttataaaaatacataattgtttttaaaagaatttataaaagtgtctaaaaaataaaaaattatatatataaaggttgATCCTACGTGAGTTATAATGTTGATGAGCATGTAAATATATTTAGTTTACGATAGAGTTTTAACTCGATTGACATGAgaattgttgtcaatgcaggaggatgtgggtgcgcattatcctcctatttatgggttggggaggggttatggatagttctagacattgtgtgaaaaaaaattatatatgattaaaacctataatgagattattcaaatatatatagtttaagtTTTGCTATTGTTACAACCTTCTCACCAAAATTAACAAAGAGAAAAAATGTGATGAAACCTGACCCACTATTTCAACTCTAATTTctaataaaacaccacaccttAATTACTTAAGAAATTCTTCCACGGCACGAAATGATGTGCATGGTTAAGGCTggaaatataaatgtatatacagGGAGATTGTGAATgttatttggaattttttttttaaatatctttatCCAGTATTTGTGTTGAATATAGATATAAAACCATGATTTATAcggaaaaacttttaaaaaataagtatatatatgtcataTACTTTAAAATGTTGCTTCTTATGTTGCTAATGaaagaaattgtaaaaagaTCACATTAGAGGAGAGGATAtacaaagaaaaggaaattatgGGAAAGAAGATCATTCCGCCATATTTGGTGtgtttttgtctttatttaaCTTTTTGGTGCCTTTATCTACCCGTGTACGTGCTAGAATCCCTAAGTTTTCAACttaaaaacttataatttttaaatttctatatatattttagactTTTTTATCGAAAAATTGATTGACttagtaattttctatttttttaattctttagaatcaagactaaattgatagaatacgTAAAGTTGAGGGCTATATTTGTTGATGTTTTTAGATTAAGACTAGATTGATAGAATCTGTAAACACTGGAGGGAAAAATGTgttattatgcaaatgaaaagGCCACATCAATGTTTGGTTAATGACTCAATGAATGAGTGACAAAAATACTAAATGTTGATAACATTGGTgattaaataagaattttttaaagttagatGATCACAATAAAAACATGATAATAATTGAATGAGTTTTGGTGtagttttcccttttcttttctttttatgaaaAGGCGCCTATGAATCACTCATTGGATTGGAGAGTATAAAAACATTGTTTttagaattggattgaattggcTGATTGGACTAGTTTGATCAAAAATCGATCGCTGTATCGGTCCATAATAAGAGGTTGAATTAGTTGACCCACGAATTCGTTGAACCGACTGGTCAAACCAGTTGAATTggttttctatatatttttaaatatttcaaaaaatacttgagtttttaataatttatttaattgaactaaaCAAATTGATCGAATTGATCGAACTAGTTAAATCgaaaattggtggattaatcaaACAACCatgggtctaattttgaaaatcttgGTAAAAAGTGTGCTCCACATTCATTGATGGAATTAATATCAAGAAAACtagtaatgtaacaccccaaacccggtctagaAGTTTAAGCCGAATTTGGACGAGTTACACCAACGTGTGGAAAACTAATTTCTTTTCGAAATTCTAACTTTGAAAACTAGAAATTCATTTTAGTCGACTTAGGTGGTTTTGTACTTTCGTGTTAGAAATTGACGGATACTGACGAGATTATCAAAAGAAAAGTAAGGCAATTCCAAAAGcaaattacaaacccaaaagatCAAATCATAGTTATATCAATGCAAGACAATCTGAGCTTCCGTATGCCGTTTGGTCCTAAGTCAGATGTCTACCTGAACAGATAAAAGTAGGACAAAGGGTGAGCTGCCAAGCACTGCGTATAACTGAACTCAAATACAATTAAATAGATATTAATGTATAAATCAAAGTAACGCaagaactaaataaaaattttataactagCATGGAACAGATCTAGAGTATCACGAATATTTCAGTGACAGTAGTACAACAAAACCGAACAAAACTGAATGGAGCAGAACAAAACCAAACAAAGCAGAGCAAAACAGAACAGAGCAAAGCAGAGGATGTGTTATGCATATGCTGTATTTTTCAAATGGCTCAGAATGTAGATTTATCAGAAAACATCCTACCCAAACTCTactacacaccaaaatagagttccCCCAGAACTTGTCCAACCCAATCACACCAACAGATAACTGTGGATGTTGCCACCAGAATTTTACAGTTAAAACTGCCAGATCGGTTACATATGGTCAAGCCACTATAGTACAACTAAGCTGCTGGAACAGAATTGTGGATAAACCATTAGATAATGCATACCATTAACTGCTAGAAACTTCCTCCTTTCACATCAACCCAAATTCCATGCAACGTGTCATGACAAACATATGTAGAACCAGAGTGATGAGCATGTAAGTCATGCTATCTTTCAATAACAGAACTAGGAGACATGAGAGTCCATGTTTTGTAAAACAGACTTATCAAACCCCAACAGACCATATCAGATTTGCCATGAAGTCACAGGCACAGTTATAAATTAGAATCAATAACAATTAGTCTAACCTATTCAGATATTGTCTATTCCTCATCAACAAAGTAACGTAAAGGGTTATAAATCAGAATCAGTAACAATCAATCGAACATAATCAGATGTCACATATTCTTCATTAATAGAGTAACGTAAAGGCGTACCAACAAACTTAACATAATATAGATTGTACTTGGATAATTCGCACATATCAAACAATAGCACATTACGTTTTAGCAGATCCTACTTACTTAGGT
This genomic window from Gossypium raimondii isolate GPD5lz chromosome 10, ASM2569854v1, whole genome shotgun sequence contains:
- the LOC105778215 gene encoding berberine bridge enzyme-like 18 translates to MSFFFPEMKASQYFSMSLFLLILLISCPWLISANPHLNNFLGCLDSFYSNDISKVIYTQNNASYSSVLNATIQNLRFSTPTTSKPLVIVTPLQTSHIQATIRCSRTNGLNLRIRSGGHDFEGLSYVSQVPFVVLDLTNFRSVKIDVKNKVAWVQSGAILGEFYSEIAKRSRTLAFPAGICHTVGVGGYLSGGGYGLLLRKYGLAVDNVIDAVFIDVNGRILKRKSMGEDLFWAIRGGGGGSFGVVLSWKVKLVSVPSTVTVFTIRKTLEENATNLVHQWQSVGHKLPGDIFSAVTMRKVNRNGKPTILVAFSFFFLGETNALITLMKAGFPELGLKKEHCTEMSWIESILYFGQIQNKSIDVLLDRSYKSPLNAPWFKTKLDYVKNPIPKAGFEKIWSKLYEEDAETAAMAFIAYGGKMAEIPESATPFPHRDGNLYHIAYTVGWDGEENTKSQRYMNWIRKFYSFMTPFVSKSPRGAYVNYRDDDIGTNNKKGETSYAKASVWGRKYFKNNFDKLIYIKTKVDPHNFFKHEQSIPVSV